One window of the Trifolium pratense cultivar HEN17-A07 linkage group LG2, ARS_RC_1.1, whole genome shotgun sequence genome contains the following:
- the LOC123906727 gene encoding uncharacterized protein LOC123906727 isoform X2, translating to MHSDSSDDMLAIVVPADDESYPFIRSMANYAASKLSSLSESDISLLADDALSRLIEYELNRLPEDELNRLADAAVSPFLPIAESIIASIFSPFHSKPEHKEGEQSSVTFPQLAFYFVTSFLQCFAGVAAMGSIAIVLEIFFKRLGKKLSSFKLRHEVIVPIIATQEEKLKLSKRSIFLSKTKYSRTLDLKGLKGIGETYIQETDTGFRQGLKGIGETYIQETDTALDR from the exons ATGCACTCCGACTCCTCCGACGACATGCTTGCCATAGTGGTTCCCGCCGATGACGAATCTTACCCATTCATTCGCTCTATGGCAAACTACGCCGCAAGCAAACTTTCTTCTCTCTCGGAATCCGATATATCCCTCCTCGCCGACGATGCTTTATCTCGCCTAATCGAGTACGAGTTAAATCGCCTACCTGAAGACGAGTTAAATCGTCTCGCCGATGCCGCGGTTTCTCCCTTCTTACCTATCGCCGAATCCATCATAGCTAGTATTTTCTCCCCTTTTCATAGTAAACCCGAACACAAAGAAGGAGAACAATCCTCCGTAACCTTCCCTCAGTTGGCTTTCTATTTTGTTACCTCATTTCTTCAGt GTTTCGCCGGCGTCGCTGCCATGGGATCTATAGCTATTGTCTTGGAAATTTTCTTCAAG CGGTTGGGCAAAAAATTGTCATCTTTTAAACTGAGACATGAGGTCATTGTCCCTATCATTGCTACTCAG GAGGAGAAACTGAAACTTTCAAAGAGGTCCATCTTTTTGTCTAAAACTAAATATTCAAGAACTCTTGATTTGAAG GGTCTTAAAGGCATCGGAGAAACCTACATTCAAGAAACTGACACAGGCTTTAGACAG GGTCTTAAAGGCATTGGAGAAACCTACATTCAAGAAACTGACACGGCTTTAGACAG ATGA
- the LOC123906727 gene encoding uncharacterized protein LOC123906727 isoform X1, which produces MHSDSSDDMLAIVVPADDESYPFIRSMANYAASKLSSLSESDISLLADDALSRLIEYELNRLPEDELNRLADAAVSPFLPIAESIIASIFSPFHSKPEHKEGEQSSVTFPQLAFYFVTSFLQCFAGVAAMGSIAIVLEIFFKRLGKKLSSFKLRHEVIVPIIATQEEKLKLSKRSIFLSKTKYSRTLDLKGLKGIGETYIQETDTGFRQMMIQESFVNEESFPLLVIAPMM; this is translated from the exons ATGCACTCCGACTCCTCCGACGACATGCTTGCCATAGTGGTTCCCGCCGATGACGAATCTTACCCATTCATTCGCTCTATGGCAAACTACGCCGCAAGCAAACTTTCTTCTCTCTCGGAATCCGATATATCCCTCCTCGCCGACGATGCTTTATCTCGCCTAATCGAGTACGAGTTAAATCGCCTACCTGAAGACGAGTTAAATCGTCTCGCCGATGCCGCGGTTTCTCCCTTCTTACCTATCGCCGAATCCATCATAGCTAGTATTTTCTCCCCTTTTCATAGTAAACCCGAACACAAAGAAGGAGAACAATCCTCCGTAACCTTCCCTCAGTTGGCTTTCTATTTTGTTACCTCATTTCTTCAGt GTTTCGCCGGCGTCGCTGCCATGGGATCTATAGCTATTGTCTTGGAAATTTTCTTCAAG CGGTTGGGCAAAAAATTGTCATCTTTTAAACTGAGACATGAGGTCATTGTCCCTATCATTGCTACTCAG GAGGAGAAACTGAAACTTTCAAAGAGGTCCATCTTTTTGTCTAAAACTAAATATTCAAGAACTCTTGATTTGAAG GGTCTTAAAGGCATCGGAGAAACCTACATTCAAGAAACTGACACAGGCTTTAGACAG ATGATGATCCAAGAGTCTTTTGTGAATGAAGAGTCTTTCCCCTTGCTCGTGATTGCACCCATGAT GTAA
- the LOC123906723 gene encoding mitochondrial Rho GTPase 1-like isoform X1 has translation MAGVKASSSKSIQRRRPPIVRIVVAGDSQTGKSSLIHVAAGYKAGTRVFKNPVLPPYCDAIPIKLIDTSSRLEDKDIVDDELKQADSVVLTYACDRPQTLQNLTTIWLPHLCRLKVKVPVIVVGCKLDLQDENQQVSLGQMMSQLMQQFCEIEACIQCSAYSSIQVSDVFFLAQKATLYPTAPLVDKESKTLKLRCAWALKQIFILCDRDRDGSLSDAELNDFQVQCFNAPLQPHEILDVKKAVQKKSSISVNERGLTLTGFLHLHALFIEKGPIETIWTVLNNFGYNDDVKLDDFIPPMKRAPDQSVELTNQAIGFLVKIFDEFDGDSDKVLQPRELEELFCTALESPWIENPYKDAVERNAFGGLSLDAFLSKWALMTLLNPTFSVEYLKYMGYPGDPSSAICLTRRRRVDRKKQCSERNVLQCFIFGPMKAGKSALLNSFIGRPSSDVHNPTNKDRYAVNVVDISKENKKYLVLREISEGGVTELLANKESLASCDIAVFVHDRSDNSSWKASELLLKIAGHGEDTGFQVPCLIVAAEEDQDSFTMAVKEVSQDTGVHAPMPISVKLGDSNNIFHRIVTAAEHPHLSIPKTKAGKLRKQYHRLIDHSLMFVSVGLAAVVAFGVGTVRKNMSG, from the exons ATGGCGGGAGTGAAAGCTTCATCATCTAAGTCCATCCAGCGACGTCGTCCTCCCATAGTTCGTATTGTTGTCGCCGGAGACAGTCAAACCGGTAAATCCAGCCTCATTCATGTCGCGGCCGGCTATAAAGCTGGAACAAGGGTCTTTAAGAATCCTGTATTGCCCCCTTATTGTGATGCTATCCCAATCAAACTCATTGACACTTCTTCTCG TCTTGAGGACAAAGATATAGTTGATGATGAACTAAAGCAGGCTGACTCAGTAGTCCTCACTTATGCGTGTGATCGACCTCAAACACTTCAAAATCTAACCACAATTTGGCTCCCTCATCTTTGCCGATTAAAG GTCAAAGTTCCGGTTATAGTGGTTGGTTGTAAGCTTGATCTGCAAGATGAAAATCAGCAAGTGAGCCTAGGACAGATGATGTCACAACTAATGCAGCAGTTCTGTGAGATTGAAGCATGCATTCAGTGTTCAGCATATAGTAGTATCCAG GTCTCTGATGTTTTCTTCTTAGCACAAAAGGCTACTCTTTATCCCACCGCTCCTTTAGTAGATAAGGAGTCTAAAACTCTAAAACTTCGATGTGCGTGGGCTTTGAAGCAGATTTTTATCCTTTGTGACCGTGACAGAGATGGTTCTCTTAGTGATGCTGAACTGAATGATTTTCag GTTCAATGTTTCAATGCTCCTTTGCAACCACATGAAATTTTGGATGTAAAGAAGGCTGTGCAAAAAAAGTCGTCTATAAGTGTGAATGAACGAGGACTCACTTTGACAGGATTTCTACATCTTCATGCCCTTTTCATAGAAAAAGGGCCTATTGAGACAATATGGACCGTGCTCAATAATTTTGGATATAATGATGATGTCAAACTTGATGATTTCATTCCACCTATGAAACGTGCACCTGATCAG AGTGTTGAATTGACAAATCAAGCAATTGGTTTCTTGGTGAAAATCTTTGATGAGTTTGATGGCGATTCG GATAAGGTGCTGCAACCCCGTGAACTTGAAGAATTGTTTTGTACTGCCCTAGAAAG TCCCTGGATTGAAAACCCATACAAGGATGCTGTAGAAAGGAATGCATTTGGAGGACTATCACTTGATGCATTTTTGTCAAAG TGGGCACTCATGACACTTCTAAACCCAACTTTTAGTGTGGAGTACTTAAAATACATGGGTTATCCTGGTGATCCATCATCTGCTATATGTTTGACTAGGAGACGACGTGTGGATCGCAAAAAACAATGTTCAGAACGAAATGTTTTGCAGTGCTTCATTTTTGGGCCTATGAAGGCTGGAAAATCTGCATTATTGAATTCTTTCATCGGAAG GCCAAGTTCTGATGTTCACAATCCAACCAACAAGGATAGATATGCTGTAAATGTTGTTGATATCTCTAAG gaaaacaaaaaatatcttgTGCTGAGAGAGATTTCTGAAGGTGGAGTCACAGAGCTGCTGGCCAACAAGGAGTCTTTAGCCTCATGTGACATTGCAGTTTTTGTTCATGACAG gtCCGACAATTCTTCATGGAAGGCATCTGAACTCTTGTTAAAAATTGCTGGTCATGGAGAAGACACTGGCTTTCAGGTGCCCTGTCTTATAGTTGCAGCTGAAGAAGATCAGGATTCATTTACAATGGCTGTAAAAGAG GTTAGTCAGGACACAGGAGTGCATGCTCCCATGCCAATCAGTGTGAAGTTAGGGGATTCCAACAATATATTTCACCGAATTGTAACTGCTGCCGAGCATCCTCATTTAAGCATTCCAAAAACTAAAGCTGGAAAACTCCGCAAGCAGTACCACAGACTCATAGATCATTCTCTTATGTTTGTTTCAG TTGGACTTGCAGCGGTCGTGGCGTTTGGGGTGGGTACTGTAAGAAAAAACATGTCTGGTTAA
- the LOC123906723 gene encoding mitochondrial Rho GTPase 1-like isoform X2 has product MAGVKASSSKSIQRRRPPIVRIVVAGDSQTGKSSLIHVAAGYKAGTRVFKNPVLPPYCDAIPIKLIDTSSRLEDKDIVDDELKQADSVVLTYACDRPQTLQNLTTIWLPHLCRLKVKVPVIVVGCKLDLQDENQQVSLGQMMSQLMQQFCEIEACIQCSAYSSIQVSDVFFLAQKATLYPTAPLVDKESKTLKLRCAWALKQIFILCDRDRDGSLSDAELNDFQVQCFNAPLQPHEILDVKKAVQKKSSISVNERGLTLTGFLHLHALFIEKGPIETIWTVLNNFGYNDDVKLDDFIPPMKRAPDQSVELTNQAIGFLVKIFDEFDGDSDKVLQPRELEELFCTALESPWIENPYKDAVERNAFGGLSLDAFLSKWALMTLLNPTFSVEYLKYMGYPGDPSSAICLTRRRRVDRKKQCSERNVLQCFIFGPMKAGKSALLNSFIGRPSSDVHNPTNKDRYAVNVVDISKENKKYLVLREISEGGVTELLANKESLASCDIAVFVHDRSDNSSWKASELLLKIAGHGEDTGFQVPCLIVAAEEDQDSFTMAVKEVGIGDVVFYSWG; this is encoded by the exons ATGGCGGGAGTGAAAGCTTCATCATCTAAGTCCATCCAGCGACGTCGTCCTCCCATAGTTCGTATTGTTGTCGCCGGAGACAGTCAAACCGGTAAATCCAGCCTCATTCATGTCGCGGCCGGCTATAAAGCTGGAACAAGGGTCTTTAAGAATCCTGTATTGCCCCCTTATTGTGATGCTATCCCAATCAAACTCATTGACACTTCTTCTCG TCTTGAGGACAAAGATATAGTTGATGATGAACTAAAGCAGGCTGACTCAGTAGTCCTCACTTATGCGTGTGATCGACCTCAAACACTTCAAAATCTAACCACAATTTGGCTCCCTCATCTTTGCCGATTAAAG GTCAAAGTTCCGGTTATAGTGGTTGGTTGTAAGCTTGATCTGCAAGATGAAAATCAGCAAGTGAGCCTAGGACAGATGATGTCACAACTAATGCAGCAGTTCTGTGAGATTGAAGCATGCATTCAGTGTTCAGCATATAGTAGTATCCAG GTCTCTGATGTTTTCTTCTTAGCACAAAAGGCTACTCTTTATCCCACCGCTCCTTTAGTAGATAAGGAGTCTAAAACTCTAAAACTTCGATGTGCGTGGGCTTTGAAGCAGATTTTTATCCTTTGTGACCGTGACAGAGATGGTTCTCTTAGTGATGCTGAACTGAATGATTTTCag GTTCAATGTTTCAATGCTCCTTTGCAACCACATGAAATTTTGGATGTAAAGAAGGCTGTGCAAAAAAAGTCGTCTATAAGTGTGAATGAACGAGGACTCACTTTGACAGGATTTCTACATCTTCATGCCCTTTTCATAGAAAAAGGGCCTATTGAGACAATATGGACCGTGCTCAATAATTTTGGATATAATGATGATGTCAAACTTGATGATTTCATTCCACCTATGAAACGTGCACCTGATCAG AGTGTTGAATTGACAAATCAAGCAATTGGTTTCTTGGTGAAAATCTTTGATGAGTTTGATGGCGATTCG GATAAGGTGCTGCAACCCCGTGAACTTGAAGAATTGTTTTGTACTGCCCTAGAAAG TCCCTGGATTGAAAACCCATACAAGGATGCTGTAGAAAGGAATGCATTTGGAGGACTATCACTTGATGCATTTTTGTCAAAG TGGGCACTCATGACACTTCTAAACCCAACTTTTAGTGTGGAGTACTTAAAATACATGGGTTATCCTGGTGATCCATCATCTGCTATATGTTTGACTAGGAGACGACGTGTGGATCGCAAAAAACAATGTTCAGAACGAAATGTTTTGCAGTGCTTCATTTTTGGGCCTATGAAGGCTGGAAAATCTGCATTATTGAATTCTTTCATCGGAAG GCCAAGTTCTGATGTTCACAATCCAACCAACAAGGATAGATATGCTGTAAATGTTGTTGATATCTCTAAG gaaaacaaaaaatatcttgTGCTGAGAGAGATTTCTGAAGGTGGAGTCACAGAGCTGCTGGCCAACAAGGAGTCTTTAGCCTCATGTGACATTGCAGTTTTTGTTCATGACAG gtCCGACAATTCTTCATGGAAGGCATCTGAACTCTTGTTAAAAATTGCTGGTCATGGAGAAGACACTGGCTTTCAGGTGCCCTGTCTTATAGTTGCAGCTGAAGAAGATCAGGATTCATTTACAATGGCTGTAAAAGAG GTTGGAATAGGCGATGTAGTCTTTTATAGTTGGGGTTAG
- the LOC123906723 gene encoding mitochondrial Rho GTPase 1-like isoform X3: MAGVKASSSKSIQRRRPPIVRIVVAGDSQTGKSSLIHVAAGYKAGTRVFKNPVLPPYCDAIPIKLIDTSSRLEDKDIVDDELKQADSVVLTYACDRPQTLQNLTTIWLPHLCRLKVKVPVIVVGCKLDLQDENQQVSLGQMMSQLMQQFCEIEACIQCSAYSSIQVSDVFFLAQKATLYPTAPLVDKESKTLKLRCAWALKQIFILCDRDRDGSLSDAELNDFQVQCFNAPLQPHEILDVKKAVQKKSSISVNERGLTLTGFLHLHALFIEKGPIETIWTVLNNFGYNDDVKLDDFIPPMKRAPDQSVELTNQAIGFLVKIFDEFDGDSDKVLQPRELEELFCTALESPWIENPYKDAVERNAFGGLSLDAFLSKWALMTLLNPTFSVEYLKYMGYPGDPSSAICLTRRRRVDRKKQCSERNVLQCFIFGPMKAGKSALLNSFIGRPSSDVHNPTNKDRYAVNVVDISKENKKYLVLREISEGGVTELLANKESLASCDIAVFVHDRSDNSSWKASELLLKIAGHGEDTGFQVPCLIVAAEEDQDSFTMAVKEAM, translated from the exons ATGGCGGGAGTGAAAGCTTCATCATCTAAGTCCATCCAGCGACGTCGTCCTCCCATAGTTCGTATTGTTGTCGCCGGAGACAGTCAAACCGGTAAATCCAGCCTCATTCATGTCGCGGCCGGCTATAAAGCTGGAACAAGGGTCTTTAAGAATCCTGTATTGCCCCCTTATTGTGATGCTATCCCAATCAAACTCATTGACACTTCTTCTCG TCTTGAGGACAAAGATATAGTTGATGATGAACTAAAGCAGGCTGACTCAGTAGTCCTCACTTATGCGTGTGATCGACCTCAAACACTTCAAAATCTAACCACAATTTGGCTCCCTCATCTTTGCCGATTAAAG GTCAAAGTTCCGGTTATAGTGGTTGGTTGTAAGCTTGATCTGCAAGATGAAAATCAGCAAGTGAGCCTAGGACAGATGATGTCACAACTAATGCAGCAGTTCTGTGAGATTGAAGCATGCATTCAGTGTTCAGCATATAGTAGTATCCAG GTCTCTGATGTTTTCTTCTTAGCACAAAAGGCTACTCTTTATCCCACCGCTCCTTTAGTAGATAAGGAGTCTAAAACTCTAAAACTTCGATGTGCGTGGGCTTTGAAGCAGATTTTTATCCTTTGTGACCGTGACAGAGATGGTTCTCTTAGTGATGCTGAACTGAATGATTTTCag GTTCAATGTTTCAATGCTCCTTTGCAACCACATGAAATTTTGGATGTAAAGAAGGCTGTGCAAAAAAAGTCGTCTATAAGTGTGAATGAACGAGGACTCACTTTGACAGGATTTCTACATCTTCATGCCCTTTTCATAGAAAAAGGGCCTATTGAGACAATATGGACCGTGCTCAATAATTTTGGATATAATGATGATGTCAAACTTGATGATTTCATTCCACCTATGAAACGTGCACCTGATCAG AGTGTTGAATTGACAAATCAAGCAATTGGTTTCTTGGTGAAAATCTTTGATGAGTTTGATGGCGATTCG GATAAGGTGCTGCAACCCCGTGAACTTGAAGAATTGTTTTGTACTGCCCTAGAAAG TCCCTGGATTGAAAACCCATACAAGGATGCTGTAGAAAGGAATGCATTTGGAGGACTATCACTTGATGCATTTTTGTCAAAG TGGGCACTCATGACACTTCTAAACCCAACTTTTAGTGTGGAGTACTTAAAATACATGGGTTATCCTGGTGATCCATCATCTGCTATATGTTTGACTAGGAGACGACGTGTGGATCGCAAAAAACAATGTTCAGAACGAAATGTTTTGCAGTGCTTCATTTTTGGGCCTATGAAGGCTGGAAAATCTGCATTATTGAATTCTTTCATCGGAAG GCCAAGTTCTGATGTTCACAATCCAACCAACAAGGATAGATATGCTGTAAATGTTGTTGATATCTCTAAG gaaaacaaaaaatatcttgTGCTGAGAGAGATTTCTGAAGGTGGAGTCACAGAGCTGCTGGCCAACAAGGAGTCTTTAGCCTCATGTGACATTGCAGTTTTTGTTCATGACAG gtCCGACAATTCTTCATGGAAGGCATCTGAACTCTTGTTAAAAATTGCTGGTCATGGAGAAGACACTGGCTTTCAGGTGCCCTGTCTTATAGTTGCAGCTGAAGAAGATCAGGATTCATTTACAATGGCTGTAAAAGAG GCGATGTAG